In Vibrio atlanticus, the following proteins share a genomic window:
- a CDS encoding flagellin, which translates to MAINVSTNVSAMTAQRYLNSAAEGTQKSMERLSSGYKINSAKDDAAGLQISNRLTSQSRGLDMAVKNANDGISIAQTAEGAMNESTNILQRMRDLSLQSSNGSNTKSERVAIQEEVSALNTELNRIAETTSFGGNKLLNGTFGSQSFQIGADSGEAVMLTMNNMRTDTEAMGGKSYSVAEGKDTSWRVGEDSVLTMKYQDQFGDVQDLSITAKKGNDMEELATYLNGQSPDVQASVGEGGKLQLFASSQKVDGNVEFGGSLAEELGLGSGKDAEGKEIPGSSKAIVTDVTVNDIDVTSVAGSNNAVSIIDGALKAVDSNRASLGAFQNRFDHAISNLENINENVNASKSRIKDTDYAKETTAMTKSQILQQASTSILAQAKQSPSAALSLLG; encoded by the coding sequence ATGGCGATTAATGTAAGCACAAATGTGTCTGCAATGACGGCTCAGCGCTACCTAAATAGTGCGGCTGAAGGTACTCAAAAATCAATGGAGCGTTTGTCTTCTGGCTATAAAATCAATAGCGCAAAAGATGATGCTGCAGGCCTACAAATCTCTAACCGCTTAACGTCGCAAAGTCGTGGCCTAGATATGGCTGTAAAAAACGCGAACGATGGTATCTCTATTGCACAGACAGCTGAAGGTGCAATGAATGAGTCAACCAATATCCTGCAACGAATGCGTGACCTTTCTCTTCAATCTTCAAATGGTTCAAACACGAAATCTGAACGTGTTGCAATTCAAGAAGAAGTCTCTGCTCTAAACACTGAGCTTAACCGTATTGCTGAAACGACCTCTTTTGGTGGTAATAAGCTTTTGAACGGAACTTTCGGTAGTCAATCTTTCCAAATTGGTGCAGATTCTGGTGAAGCAGTAATGCTGACAATGAATAATATGCGTACAGATACTGAAGCGATGGGCGGTAAGAGTTATAGCGTTGCTGAGGGGAAAGATACGTCTTGGCGCGTAGGTGAAGATTCTGTCCTAACGATGAAGTACCAAGATCAGTTTGGTGACGTTCAAGATCTGTCGATTACTGCGAAAAAAGGTAATGACATGGAAGAACTTGCCACTTACCTAAACGGTCAAAGCCCGGATGTTCAAGCTTCGGTAGGTGAAGGCGGTAAATTGCAACTCTTCGCTTCAAGCCAAAAAGTTGATGGTAATGTTGAGTTTGGCGGCTCTCTTGCTGAAGAGCTAGGTCTTGGCTCTGGTAAAGATGCAGAAGGTAAAGAGATTCCTGGCAGCAGCAAGGCTATTGTAACGGATGTTACTGTTAACGACATTGATGTAACTTCTGTTGCAGGTTCAAACAACGCTGTATCTATTATTGACGGTGCCTTAAAGGCAGTAGACAGTAATCGTGCCTCTCTTGGTGCATTCCAAAACCGTTTTGACCACGCAATCAGCAACTTAGAAAATATTAACGAAAACGTTAATGCGTCTAAGAGCCGAATCAAAGATACTGATTACGCAAAAGAAACAACGGCAATGACGAAGTCTCAAATCTTACAACAAGCGAGTACTTCTATTTTAGCTCAAGCAAAACAATCACCATCAGCAGCTTTAAGCTTATTGGGCTAA
- the flaG gene encoding flagellar protein FlaG: MEILSNASNIQPYGSPNGIKFASDKGSSASSTLQPKETTSYDKVEKSKEMATEAAIKLAQHRQELNDAERVKMVEKVNEFISSLNKGVAFKVDEETGRDVVTIYETTTGDIIRQIPDEEMLEILRRLAAQTSNSGILEAKV; this comes from the coding sequence ATGGAAATATTATCTAACGCATCGAACATCCAGCCTTATGGCTCACCTAATGGCATTAAATTTGCAAGCGATAAAGGTAGTAGTGCGTCGAGTACTTTACAACCGAAAGAAACAACATCTTATGACAAGGTAGAAAAATCGAAAGAGATGGCTACCGAAGCGGCGATTAAATTAGCTCAACATAGACAAGAGTTAAATGATGCGGAGCGAGTCAAAATGGTGGAGAAGGTAAACGAATTTATATCTTCTCTCAACAAGGGTGTTGCTTTTAAGGTTGATGAAGAGACTGGGAGAGATGTGGTTACCATTTATGAGACCACAACGGGCGATATTATTCGCCAAATTCCCGATGAAGAAATGCTCGAAATTCTAAGGCGCCTAGCAGCCCAAACCTCGAATAGTGGAATATTGGAGGCTAAGGTTTAA
- the fliD gene encoding flagellar filament capping protein FliD, translated as MVSKIVDSERVPKQQQINNERTRIDTSISAYGRLRESLDSMKNLMTSFRQDKAFAVRTVESSDEGLVSATATTEAIAGKYAIDVLQLAQSHKVASDVLSEDMKFGPGKLQVSLGKESFETQVSANSKLRDVVRAINSAGDNPGVRASIINDKEGPRLVLASNMSGEDNQIKLHVDSEDNNPLKKLEYKTLSERLKALEDARSVAQGVLADAPPKLDADGNPIPDGFAVPLRDANGNTIFDVNGNPIYERKSEPVVEPEDPFAEFDRDNLTYGQAAAMAGQKALDAAALAASGMPEDTIPGWNNTASGTLLDSFFRPELELDEKAIEKAADIPGWSNTAAGTLTDSYVTPKEAQQKLDAEKARIESKLVDERSELAKRVERGELTPLQAQQLERAKLSPAERAHLEKVDKAQADLALAQQSFDQYSGMTEVQAGQNSMVVLDGIAQLSSNNNVIEDAVEGIDITVKGKTPQDKPPAEIGVEYDRNRVREDIEAFVNSYNQFYQVSKDLAGVDPLTGQKGPLSGDSTVRSADSRLKGVFSSSIEDAPDNLKSLTEFGITTTRQGSLEINYDMLDRQLNNHFDKLGEFFGGNNGFAKKVEDAIQGITGVTGSIRTREKSLVEQNYRLVDDQVALDRRMDSLQNRTHSKFTAMQDATSKMQSQLGSMMSAMG; from the coding sequence ATGGTCAGCAAAATTGTTGATTCGGAGCGTGTGCCTAAACAGCAACAAATCAACAATGAACGAACGCGAATCGACACCAGCATTAGTGCCTATGGAAGACTCAGAGAGTCCCTTGATTCGATGAAAAATCTGATGACAAGCTTTCGCCAGGACAAAGCTTTCGCTGTGCGAACAGTAGAAAGCTCTGATGAAGGTCTTGTCTCTGCAACCGCGACTACCGAAGCGATCGCTGGCAAATATGCCATCGATGTGTTGCAGCTTGCCCAGAGCCATAAAGTGGCTTCTGATGTACTATCAGAGGACATGAAATTTGGCCCAGGTAAGCTGCAGGTTTCGCTTGGTAAAGAGAGCTTCGAGACACAAGTTAGTGCTAACTCAAAACTGCGTGATGTTGTTAGAGCAATTAACAGTGCCGGGGATAATCCGGGTGTTCGAGCTTCTATTATTAATGATAAAGAAGGACCACGGTTAGTCCTCGCTTCAAATATGTCTGGTGAAGACAATCAAATAAAACTCCACGTTGACTCTGAAGATAACAACCCTCTAAAAAAATTAGAATATAAAACCCTATCGGAAAGACTGAAAGCCTTAGAAGATGCTCGCTCAGTAGCGCAAGGCGTCTTGGCTGATGCCCCTCCCAAATTGGATGCCGACGGTAACCCTATTCCAGACGGCTTCGCTGTTCCTCTGCGAGACGCTAACGGAAACACTATATTTGATGTAAACGGTAATCCTATTTATGAAAGAAAATCGGAACCCGTCGTTGAACCCGAAGATCCTTTCGCTGAATTTGACCGTGACAATTTAACTTATGGTCAAGCTGCGGCAATGGCTGGTCAGAAGGCGCTAGATGCGGCAGCTTTAGCGGCTTCAGGGATGCCAGAAGATACAATCCCTGGGTGGAACAATACCGCTTCAGGTACATTACTCGATTCTTTTTTTAGGCCTGAACTTGAGCTTGACGAAAAAGCCATAGAGAAAGCAGCTGATATTCCAGGGTGGTCAAATACTGCCGCTGGTACGTTGACGGATTCTTATGTTACTCCCAAAGAGGCACAGCAGAAACTCGATGCCGAGAAAGCCAGAATAGAAAGTAAATTGGTTGATGAACGTTCTGAGTTAGCGAAGAGAGTTGAAAGAGGTGAACTAACCCCACTGCAGGCTCAGCAATTAGAGAGAGCTAAATTATCTCCAGCAGAACGAGCACACTTAGAGAAGGTTGATAAAGCTCAAGCTGACCTTGCGCTAGCTCAACAGTCTTTTGACCAATACAGCGGTATGACTGAAGTGCAAGCAGGACAAAATTCTATGGTTGTTCTAGACGGCATTGCTCAGCTCTCTAGCAATAACAATGTGATTGAAGATGCCGTTGAAGGTATTGATATTACGGTTAAAGGTAAAACCCCTCAAGATAAGCCGCCAGCAGAGATTGGTGTTGAGTACGACCGTAATCGTGTTCGTGAAGATATTGAAGCTTTTGTTAACTCTTATAATCAGTTTTACCAAGTATCTAAAGATTTAGCGGGCGTAGATCCACTGACTGGTCAAAAAGGCCCTCTCTCTGGCGACAGTACAGTACGTAGTGCAGATTCACGATTGAAAGGTGTGTTCTCATCAAGTATTGAAGACGCGCCAGACAATCTAAAGTCTTTGACTGAATTTGGCATCACCACCACAAGACAAGGCTCGTTAGAAATCAATTACGATATGCTTGACCGTCAACTCAACAATCACTTTGATAAGTTGGGTGAGTTCTTTGGTGGTAACAATGGCTTCGCTAAAAAAGTCGAAGATGCGATTCAAGGGATTACTGGTGTTACCGGTTCTATCCGTACGAGAGAGAAGAGCTTGGTCGAACAAAACTATCGGTTGGTTGATGACCAAGTCGCACTCGATCGCCGTATGGATAGCCTGCAGAATCGCACGCACTCCAAGTTCACTGCTATGCAGGATGCGACCAGCAAGATGCAATCTCAGTTAGGCAGCATGATGAGTGCAATGGGCTAA
- a CDS encoding flagellar protein FliT, producing the protein MSKLLQELCELDQLIMSKLEFSEINAEEIVHLVDNREQLLQNVLQLIDSYPDVKQSSEWFEAISRTRQLVELMQSETGLVGKSLHKYRHGAKSVQQYKKFL; encoded by the coding sequence ATGAGCAAACTGCTTCAAGAGCTTTGTGAGCTCGATCAATTAATTATGTCTAAGCTCGAATTTAGTGAAATTAATGCTGAAGAAATCGTGCATCTTGTCGATAACAGAGAACAGTTATTGCAAAACGTGCTTCAATTAATCGATTCATATCCCGACGTTAAGCAAAGCTCCGAGTGGTTTGAAGCCATTTCGAGAACAAGACAATTGGTCGAACTGATGCAGTCTGAGACTGGTCTAGTAGGTAAAAGCTTACATAAATACCGACATGGTGCCAAATCAGTTCAACAATACAAAAAGTTTTTATAG
- the fliS gene encoding flagellar export chaperone FliS, translating into MRGSLQAYKKVSVDSQLTAASPHKIVQMLMAGAIERLIQGKAAMQAGNIPVKGERLSKALDIIISLRSCLSMSDGGDIAKNLDQLYEFMITQISAANHKNDPQPIDDVIDIIREIKSAWDQIPNEYHNLTSADVGI; encoded by the coding sequence ATGCGCGGTTCTTTACAGGCATATAAAAAGGTATCAGTGGATAGCCAGCTAACAGCTGCCTCACCGCATAAAATTGTTCAGATGCTAATGGCTGGTGCTATCGAGCGCTTAATTCAAGGTAAAGCGGCAATGCAAGCGGGCAACATCCCGGTGAAAGGTGAGCGACTGAGTAAGGCTCTAGATATCATTATTAGCCTGCGTAGTTGCCTATCAATGTCCGATGGTGGCGACATTGCGAAAAATCTAGATCAACTTTATGAGTTTATGATCACGCAAATTTCTGCTGCAAATCACAAAAATGATCCTCAGCCAATTGATGATGTTATCGATATTATCCGCGAAATTAAGAGCGCTTGGGACCAAATTCCGAATGAATATCACAATTTAACGTCTGCGGATGTTGGTATTTAA
- a CDS encoding sigma-54 dependent transcriptional regulator, with protein sequence MQGLAKLLVVDDNAQNRHNLSTILEFVGESCEVISSEQAHKVDWSLQWAGCIIGSIKAKGFALLNEKLVHVNHIPLLVIGKNDYPVEELTNFVGELELPLNYPQLSDALRHCKDFLGRKGVQILPSARKNTLFRSLVGQSVGIQEVRHLIEQVSSTEANVLILGESGTGKEVVARNVHYHSKRRSGPFVPVNCGAIPPDLLESELFGHEKGAFTGAITARKGRFELAEGGTLFLDEIGDMPMAMQVKLLRVLQERSFERVGGNSTIQADVRVIAATHRNLENMIEDDLFREDLYYRLNVFPIEMPSLQERKEDVPLLLQELMTRMEAEGGMPICFTPRAINSLMEHCWPGNVRELANLVERMVILYPNSLVDVNHLPTKYRYSDIPEFQPEFNNFASEEEQERDALSDLFSEDFSFEQHDELADNANAPQDLPAEGVNLKELLADMEVNMINQALEAQGGIVARAADMLGMRRTTLVEKMRKYNLQR encoded by the coding sequence ATGCAAGGTTTGGCAAAACTGCTTGTCGTCGATGATAACGCTCAAAATCGTCACAATTTAAGCACAATATTAGAGTTTGTAGGAGAGAGCTGCGAAGTAATCAGCTCTGAACAAGCACACAAAGTTGACTGGTCCCTACAGTGGGCCGGTTGCATCATTGGTTCAATTAAAGCCAAAGGCTTCGCATTACTGAATGAAAAGCTTGTTCATGTTAATCACATCCCTTTACTGGTGATTGGCAAAAACGATTACCCGGTTGAGGAACTTACTAACTTTGTTGGTGAACTCGAACTTCCTCTTAACTACCCGCAATTAAGTGATGCACTGAGACACTGTAAAGACTTCTTAGGCCGTAAAGGCGTTCAAATTTTACCTTCAGCGCGTAAGAACACGCTTTTTCGTAGTCTAGTTGGGCAGAGTGTTGGTATCCAAGAAGTTCGTCACTTGATTGAACAAGTCTCTTCTACTGAAGCAAACGTATTGATTCTTGGTGAGTCAGGCACGGGCAAAGAAGTTGTAGCACGTAATGTTCACTATCATTCTAAACGTCGTTCAGGACCTTTCGTTCCCGTAAACTGTGGCGCTATACCGCCAGACTTGCTCGAAAGTGAACTGTTTGGTCATGAGAAGGGCGCGTTTACTGGTGCAATTACCGCACGTAAAGGCCGTTTTGAGTTGGCTGAAGGTGGTACACTGTTTCTGGATGAAATTGGTGATATGCCAATGGCGATGCAAGTTAAGTTGCTTCGCGTTTTACAAGAACGCAGTTTTGAACGTGTAGGTGGCAATAGTACCATTCAAGCTGATGTTCGAGTGATTGCGGCAACACACCGCAATCTTGAAAATATGATCGAAGATGATTTGTTCCGTGAAGATCTTTACTATCGCTTGAACGTTTTCCCAATTGAAATGCCATCGCTTCAGGAGCGAAAAGAAGATGTTCCCCTATTGCTTCAGGAGTTGATGACCAGAATGGAAGCTGAAGGTGGCATGCCAATCTGTTTTACTCCCCGTGCAATCAACTCTTTGATGGAGCATTGCTGGCCGGGCAACGTACGTGAGTTAGCTAATTTAGTTGAGCGAATGGTTATTTTATATCCAAATAGCTTGGTTGATGTGAATCATCTACCAACTAAATATAGATACAGTGATATCCCAGAGTTTCAGCCAGAGTTTAATAATTTTGCATCAGAGGAAGAGCAAGAGCGAGATGCTCTTTCTGACTTGTTCTCGGAAGACTTCAGTTTTGAGCAGCACGATGAGCTTGCTGACAATGCGAACGCACCTCAAGATTTACCCGCTGAAGGGGTTAACTTGAAAGAACTACTCGCTGATATGGAAGTGAATATGATCAATCAAGCGTTGGAGGCTCAGGGCGGTATTGTTGCTCGCGCTGCTGATATGCTTGGAATGCGCAGAACCACTCTGGTCGAAAAAATGCGTAAATATAACTTGCAGCGTTAG
- a CDS encoding sensor histidine kinase codes for MHLSNEPENQSHLDSVEQQVERYKQVLDVMPAGVILLDTHGEVREANPEAHRILGVELVGEKWFSVIQNAFEPRDDDGHEISLKNGRKVRLAISASTTGQLILITDLTETRLLQSRVSDLQRLSSLGRMVASLAHQVRTPLSSAMLYASNLAAPNLPPATKTRFQSKLMDRLHDLEKQVNDMLLFAKGGDNKVVKPFTIAELIIEFHPMVEAALKSNQIDYCQEVEDEKTQMFGNANAIASALSNLVLNAVQIAGKKSQIDVFFRPVNGELKISVQDSGPGVPKELQGKIMEPFFTTRSQGTGLGLAVVQMVCRAHEGRLELISEEGDGACFTMCLPLERSSSSEG; via the coding sequence ATGCATCTATCTAACGAACCAGAAAATCAATCACATCTAGATTCTGTTGAGCAACAGGTTGAGCGCTATAAGCAAGTGCTCGATGTTATGCCTGCGGGGGTTATCTTGTTAGATACGCATGGTGAAGTGAGAGAAGCGAATCCTGAAGCACACCGTATTCTCGGGGTTGAGCTGGTTGGCGAGAAATGGTTTTCGGTAATACAAAATGCCTTTGAACCAAGGGACGATGATGGGCATGAGATCTCATTGAAGAATGGGCGAAAAGTGCGCTTAGCGATTTCAGCCTCGACTACAGGTCAGCTTATTTTGATTACAGACCTGACAGAAACTCGCCTGCTGCAGTCTCGTGTGAGCGATCTTCAGCGCTTATCTTCACTTGGTAGAATGGTCGCTTCGCTTGCCCATCAGGTTCGCACGCCGCTTTCTAGTGCGATGCTGTATGCATCAAACCTTGCCGCGCCAAATTTGCCGCCGGCAACAAAAACGCGTTTTCAATCTAAGCTGATGGATAGGTTGCATGATCTAGAGAAACAAGTGAATGACATGCTGTTGTTTGCCAAAGGTGGCGACAATAAGGTGGTTAAGCCATTCACTATCGCGGAACTCATCATTGAGTTTCATCCTATGGTGGAGGCGGCGTTAAAAAGCAACCAGATTGACTATTGTCAGGAAGTTGAAGATGAAAAGACTCAAATGTTTGGTAACGCCAATGCTATCGCTTCTGCTTTAAGTAACCTAGTTTTGAACGCGGTTCAAATTGCTGGTAAGAAATCGCAGATTGATGTGTTTTTTAGACCCGTAAACGGTGAACTTAAGATATCAGTACAAGACAGTGGCCCCGGTGTGCCTAAAGAACTTCAAGGTAAAATTATGGAACCCTTCTTTACCACTCGTTCTCAAGGCACAGGTCTAGGTTTAGCGGTTGTACAAATGGTATGCCGGGCACATGAAGGTCGACTGGAATTGATATCAGAAGAGGGTGATGGCGCATGCTTTACCATGTGTCTACCGTTGGAAAGAAGCTCTTCTTCTGAAGGCTAA
- a CDS encoding sigma-54-dependent transcriptional regulator produces MAQSKVLIVEDDEGLREALVDTLALAGYEWLEADCAEDALVKLKSNSVDIVVSDVQMAGMGGLALLRNIKQHWPNLPVLLMTAYANIEDAVAAMKEGAIDYMAKPFAPEVLLNMVSRYAPVKSDDNGDAIVADEKSIKLMMLADKVAKTDANVMVLGPSGSGKEVMSRYIHNASSRKDGPFVAINCAAIPDNMLEATLFGYDKGAFTGAIQACPGKFEQAQGGTILLDEISEMDLSLQAKLLRVLQEREVERLGSRKSIKLDVRVLATSNRDLKQYVSEGNFREDLYYRLNVFPITWPALCERKGDIAPLAKHLVERHCTKLGMPVPVLSEQAISKLVNYPWPGNVRELDNVVQRALILSEQENISGEHILLEGVDWQDATGLQQIVEGNSVAAPEIKPIAEANPINKVVAGSEGLGNELRDQEYAIILETLIACHGRRKDMAEKLGISPRTLRYKLAKMRDAGIDIPN; encoded by the coding sequence ATGGCTCAAAGCAAAGTGTTAATCGTCGAAGATGATGAAGGTCTACGCGAAGCCCTTGTCGATACACTCGCGCTTGCTGGTTACGAATGGCTGGAAGCGGATTGTGCGGAAGATGCTCTGGTAAAATTGAAATCAAACTCTGTTGATATCGTTGTCTCTGATGTTCAGATGGCCGGTATGGGCGGTTTAGCATTGCTAAGAAACATCAAGCAGCATTGGCCAAATCTTCCGGTTCTATTGATGACGGCCTATGCCAACATTGAAGATGCGGTCGCGGCAATGAAAGAAGGCGCTATCGACTACATGGCAAAGCCATTTGCGCCAGAAGTGCTGTTAAACATGGTGAGCCGTTACGCTCCCGTAAAGTCGGATGACAATGGCGATGCTATTGTTGCCGATGAGAAAAGTATCAAACTAATGATGCTGGCTGACAAGGTGGCTAAAACCGATGCCAACGTGATGGTGCTAGGGCCAAGTGGCTCTGGTAAAGAGGTCATGTCTCGCTATATTCATAACGCTTCGAGCCGTAAAGACGGTCCGTTTGTTGCGATTAACTGTGCCGCGATTCCAGACAATATGTTGGAAGCAACACTGTTTGGCTACGATAAAGGTGCGTTCACCGGTGCGATTCAAGCTTGTCCGGGTAAATTTGAGCAAGCTCAAGGCGGTACTATTTTGTTGGATGAGATCAGCGAAATGGATCTCAGCCTACAAGCGAAACTGCTGCGAGTGTTGCAAGAGCGCGAAGTTGAACGTCTTGGTAGCCGTAAGAGCATCAAATTGGATGTCCGTGTTCTAGCAACCAGTAACCGCGACCTAAAACAGTATGTTTCTGAAGGGAATTTCCGTGAAGATTTATACTACCGACTGAATGTATTTCCAATTACTTGGCCAGCGCTGTGTGAACGTAAAGGCGATATTGCGCCGCTTGCGAAACATTTGGTGGAACGTCATTGCACCAAACTAGGAATGCCTGTTCCTGTTCTGTCTGAGCAAGCCATTAGTAAACTCGTCAATTATCCGTGGCCGGGAAATGTACGTGAACTGGATAATGTCGTGCAGCGCGCTCTAATTTTGAGTGAGCAAGAAAATATTTCAGGCGAACATATTTTACTTGAAGGTGTTGACTGGCAAGACGCAACTGGACTACAACAGATCGTTGAAGGGAACAGTGTTGCAGCGCCAGAAATTAAGCCGATTGCTGAAGCGAATCCTATCAATAAAGTCGTGGCAGGTAGCGAAGGGCTTGGAAATGAACTTAGAGATCAAGAGTATGCGATCATTCTCGAAACATTGATTGCTTGTCATGGTCGACGTAAAGATATGGCTGAAAAGCTAGGCATTAGCCCTCGTACATTGCGTTACAAATTAGCGAAAATGCGTGATGCTGGAATAGATATTCCAAATTGA
- the fliE gene encoding flagellar hook-basal body complex protein FliE, which yields MRIDGLQGEMQAMMVEAASTRPAATGQAVGADFGNMLTNAINNVNSLQKTSGNLQTRFDSGDQSVSLSDVMIARNKSSVAFEATIQIRNKLVESYKELMNMPV from the coding sequence ATGAGAATAGATGGTTTACAAGGCGAAATGCAGGCAATGATGGTTGAAGCTGCCAGCACGCGTCCTGCTGCAACGGGCCAAGCGGTTGGTGCAGATTTTGGCAACATGCTGACTAATGCCATCAATAATGTGAACTCATTACAAAAGACCTCTGGTAATCTTCAAACTCGTTTTGACAGTGGCGATCAAAGCGTGTCTTTATCTGACGTGATGATTGCTCGTAATAAATCTAGTGTGGCTTTTGAAGCGACGATCCAAATTAGAAATAAATTGGTCGAATCGTACAAAGAGCTGATGAACATGCCGGTATAA
- the fliF gene encoding flagellar basal-body MS-ring/collar protein FliF gives MADNSQTTDLTVSDSNDHALIASSDLDGEGQNTDLGERSSSKFDMAVGDLDLLRQVVLVLSISICVALIVMLFFWVKEPEMRPLGAYETEELIPVLDYLDTQKIEYSLEGNTISVPASEYNSLKLNMVRAGLNQERNTGDDILMQDMGFGVSQRLEKERLKLSRERQLAKAIEQMKQVRKAQVLLALPKQSVFVRHNQEASASVFLTLKTGTNLKQQEVDSVVDMVASAVPGMKTSRITVTDQHGRLLSSGSQDPMSAARRKEHELERNQEQALREKIDSILIPILGFGNYTAQVDIQLDFSAVEQTRKRFDPNTPATRSEYTLEDYNNGNVVAGIPGALSNQPPADASIPQDVAQMKDGTMMGQGSVHKEATRNFELDTTISHERKQSGTVNRQTVSVAIKDRQSLNPDTGEVVHTPIPASEINAIRQVLIGTVGFDENRGDLLNVLSMQFAPQVTDIVADVPIWEHQHFNDWVRWFASALVIIVVVLVLVRPAMKKLLNPAADDDDQMYGPDGMPIGADGETSLIGGDIEGGELFEFGSSIDLPNLHKDEDVLKAVRALVANEPELAAQVVKNWVADG, from the coding sequence GTGGCAGATAACAGTCAAACAACAGATTTAACCGTAAGCGATAGCAACGACCACGCACTTATTGCAAGTTCTGATCTAGATGGCGAAGGGCAAAATACCGATTTAGGTGAGCGCAGTTCATCTAAGTTTGATATGGCCGTCGGTGATCTCGATTTGCTTCGTCAAGTCGTCTTAGTTCTTTCTATCTCGATCTGTGTAGCGCTTATTGTAATGCTGTTTTTCTGGGTGAAAGAGCCAGAAATGCGTCCATTAGGGGCTTACGAAACAGAAGAGTTGATCCCGGTTCTTGATTATTTGGATACGCAGAAGATTGAGTACTCTCTTGAAGGGAATACCATCTCGGTACCAGCGAGTGAATATAACTCATTAAAGCTAAATATGGTTCGAGCGGGTTTGAACCAAGAGCGAAACACCGGTGATGATATCCTCATGCAAGACATGGGTTTCGGTGTATCACAACGTTTAGAGAAAGAGCGCCTGAAACTAAGCCGTGAAAGACAGCTTGCTAAAGCTATTGAACAGATGAAGCAGGTACGTAAAGCTCAAGTTTTACTTGCCTTACCTAAGCAAAGTGTCTTTGTTCGTCACAATCAAGAAGCCTCTGCCTCAGTATTCCTGACACTTAAAACGGGGACGAACCTCAAGCAGCAAGAAGTTGATTCTGTTGTGGACATGGTGGCCAGTGCCGTTCCGGGGATGAAAACTTCGCGAATTACGGTGACCGACCAGCATGGCCGACTTTTGAGCTCTGGATCTCAGGATCCGATGTCAGCGGCACGCCGAAAAGAGCACGAGTTAGAGCGTAATCAAGAGCAAGCGCTACGTGAAAAAATTGACTCTATTTTGATTCCGATTCTTGGCTTTGGTAACTACACGGCTCAGGTTGATATTCAACTCGACTTTAGTGCTGTGGAACAAACAAGAAAGCGTTTTGATCCGAATACTCCAGCAACCCGAAGTGAATACACATTAGAAGATTATAATAACGGCAACGTTGTGGCTGGTATTCCAGGGGCTTTGAGTAACCAGCCTCCTGCTGATGCTTCGATTCCTCAGGATGTGGCTCAGATGAAAGATGGTACGATGATGGGGCAAGGTTCGGTTCACAAAGAAGCGACGCGCAACTTTGAGCTGGATACTACCATTAGTCATGAGCGAAAACAGAGCGGCACGGTTAATCGTCAGACCGTATCTGTTGCAATCAAAGATCGCCAATCATTGAACCCTGATACGGGAGAAGTGGTTCACACCCCAATTCCAGCAAGCGAAATTAACGCGATACGTCAGGTATTGATTGGAACTGTGGGTTTTGATGAAAACCGCGGTGATTTACTCAATGTTTTAAGCATGCAATTTGCACCTCAAGTAACGGATATTGTTGCTGACGTACCAATTTGGGAGCATCAACACTTTAATGATTGGGTTCGCTGGTTTGCGAGTGCGTTGGTTATTATTGTTGTCGTATTGGTGCTGGTTCGCCCTGCAATGAAAAAACTGCTTAACCCAGCAGCAGACGATGACGATCAAATGTACGGACCCGACGGCATGCCAATTGGTGCTGACGGCGAAACCAGTTTAATTGGTGGTGATATTGAAGGTGGTGAGTTATTTGAATTTGGTTCAAGTATCGACCTACCTAACCTTCACAAAGATGAGGACGTACTGAAAGCAGTACGTGCACTTGTAGCGAATGAACCAGAGCTAGCAGCTCAAGTAGTTAAGAATTGGGTGGCAGATGGCTAA